The window CACAGTGCGGGATCGACATCAACGAGCTGCGCGACCTCGAGGTCGAGCCGGGCCTCGGCAACGGTGGCCTCGGACGCCTGGCGGCGTGCTTCATCGACTCGCTCGCCACTATGAGCGTCCCCAACACCGGCTACGGCATCCGCTACGAATACGGCATCTTCCGCCAGACGTTCGAGGACGGCCAGCAGAGCGAACAGCCCGACGCGTGGCTCGCGCTGGGATCGCCGTGGGAGTTCCCGCACCCCGAGGCCGCACAGACGATCGCGTTCGGCGGACACACCGAGACCTACGACGACGACGGCGTCACCCGTTCGCGCTGGGTTCCGGGCTGGAACGTGCGCGCAGTGCCGTACAACTACATGGTTCCCGGCTACCACAACGGCCGCGTCAATACGCTCCGGCTGTGGAGCGCGGTCGCCACCGACGCGTTCGACCTCCGCATCTTCAACTCCGGCGACTACGAAGAGGCCGTCCGGGCGCAGACCTACGCCGAGAACATCTCCAAGGTGCTGTATCCGGAGGACTCCACGCCGCAGGGCAAGGAGTTGCGCCTGCAGCAGCAGTACTTCTTCGTCGCGGCATCCATCGCCGACTTCATCGACCAGCTGCCCGACGATGTGGACCTCGGCACCCTGCCCGAGCGGGTCATCTTCCAGCTCAACGACACGCATCCCGTCATCGCCGTGCCGGAGCTCATGCGCGTGCTCGTGGACGAGAAGGGCATGGCGTGGGATGCCGCGTGGCAGATCACCCGCCAGTGCTTCGCGTACACGTGTCATACCCTGCTGCCCGAGGCGCTGGAAGTGTGGTCGGTGGAACTGCTGGGACGGCTGCTGCCGCGTCACCTGGAAATCATCTACCGCATCAACGACGAGTTCCTCGCCGAGGTGCGCGAGCGGTTCGGCGACGACGAGATGCGCATCCGCGACATGTCGATCATCGGCGAGTTCCCGGAGCGCTCGGTGCGGATGGCGTATCTCGCAACCGTCGCCGCGGCGAAGGTCAACGGTGTGGCGGAGCTTCACTCGCAGCTGCTGCGCACGAAGGTGCTGCCGGATTTCGACGAGTTCTTCCCCGGCAAGTTCATCAACGTCACCAACGGCGTGACGCCGCGACGCTTCCTGCGCCTGGCCAATCCCGACCTGTCCGCCCTCATCACCGAGGCGCTCGGCCGCGGCTGGGTCACCAACCTGGAGCGTCTGCGGGAACTCGAGCCGTTCGCCGAGGACCCCGAGTTCCGCAGCGCCTTCGCCCAGGTGAAGGCGGGGAACAAACGCCGGCTGAACGAAGTGCTGCGTGCCCGCGACGGATTCGAGCTGGGTGAGGACCACATGCTCGACGTGATGGTCAAGCGGCTGCACGAGTACAAGCGCCAGATGCTGAAGCTCCTGCACATCGTGACGACGTACGAGCACATCGTGTCGGGGCGGATCGCCGCCGCCGACGTGCAGCCGCGCACGTTCATCTTCGGCGCGAAAGCAGCGCCCGGCTACGTCATGGCCAAGCGCATCATCCACCTCATCAACTCCGTCGGCTCGGTCGTCAACAACGACCCGCGCATCGAGGGGCGCCTGCAGGTGCTGTTCCCGCCGAACTACAACGTCACGCTCGCCGAACGAGTGGTTCCTGCCGCCGACCTGTCGGAGCAGATCTCCCTGGCAGGCAAGGAGGCTTCGGGCACCGGCAACATGAAGTTCGCGCTCAACGGTGCACTCACCATCGGCACCGACGACGGCGCGAACGTGGAGATCCGCGAGCTCGTCGGCGACGACAACTTCTTCCTGTTCGGCATGACCGAGCCCGAGGTCGAGGCGCTGTGGGCGCGCGGCTACCGTCCCAGCGAGTTCTACAGCGCCGACGACGATCTGCGTCGCACGATCGACCTCATCGCCTCGGGGGCGTTCTCCGGCGGCGACCGCTCGGTGTTCGAGCCGATCGTGTCGAACCTGCTCTACGACGACCGCTTCATGGTGCTGGCCGACTACCGGTCGTACATCGACACGCAGGCGAAGGTGGATGCCGCCTACGCGGACCGCGACGCCTGGACGCGATCGGCGATCCTCAACGTCGCACGCTGCGGGTACTTCTCCTCGGACCGCTCGATGCGCGACTACATCGACCGCATCTGGCACACGCCGCCGGCGTTCTGATCAGCGGGCGTCAGCGGGCGTAGCGCTCGACGAACGCGCGCAGGATGCTGCCGGGGTGGGTCACCGGCAGACGCCTGACGGCGTCGAGGGTGAGATCCAGTTCGTCGGGGGCGAAGTACCCGTGGCCGGCGTACGTGCGGATGCGGGTGGACATGCCTTCCACGTCGCACTCCGGGTGGAACTGGGTCGCGTAGACATTCCGACCCACGCGGAACATCTGCACCGGGCACGCCGCTGACGTCGCCAGCAGCGTGGCCGATGCCGGCAGCTGGGTGATCGCCTCCTTGTGGCCGACGAACGCGGCGAACTCGTCGGGCAGCCCGGCCAGCAGCGGATCGGCGGCGCCGGCCTCGGTGCGTTGCACCGTCACGACGCTGATCGGTTCGCGGTAGGTGCTGTCGATGACCGCACCCTGGTGCGCCCCGAGCGTGCCGATGCCGTAGCAGGCGCCCAGGAAAGGGAAGTCCCGCGCCACGACCTCATCGAGCACGCGGGCGAAGTCGGCTTCGGCGCGGCGTTGCACGGCCGACTTCTTCGCCGGGGGATCGGAGGCGTTGAACGGCCCGCCGCCGACGAAGATCCCCGAGATCGAGTCGAGGTCGACATCCCCCAGCGGGCCGGCTTCGAGCCGCACGCGCACGAGGTCGCGCTCGTCCAGACCGGTGTATCGGAGGAACAGTGCGTACTCATCGTCGGCGGGGACATCTTCGGGTCGCGTGGCCAACAGCAGAAAGGGCTTCATCGCGCCCGAGTCTATTGCCCGGTCGTGGTCTTGCCGGAACGGGACACCCGCGGCCTATCCTGACTGGTGACGGCCGCTCGCCTCGCGGCCGCGACAGCGACGTCGCAGGGAGAACCCCATGTCCACCATCGCCTTCATCGGCCTCGGCCACATGGGCGCGCCGATGGCCGCCCACCTGGTCTCGGCCGGGCACACCGTGCGCGGCGTCGACCCCGTGCCCGCCGCGCGCGAGGCGGCGGCCGGTCGCGGCATCCAGGTCGTCGACACCGTCGCAGACGCGCTGGCGGGCGCGGATGCCTGCCTGACGTCGCTGCCCGGACCCGGTCAGGTGCGCGAGGTGTATGGGGGAGCGGGCGGAATCTTCGCCCTGGCGGCATCCGGCACGCTGCTGCTGGACACCTCCACCGTCGACGTCGGCACGTCGCGGTGGTGCCACGACGAAGCCGACGCGCGCGGACTCCCCTTCGTCGACTCGCCGATCTCCGGCGGTACCGCCGGAGCCGAAGCCGGAACCCTGGCGGTCATGCTGGGCGGTCACCCCGACCACATCGAGCGTGCGCGCGCCGTCGTGGAGCCGATGGCACGGGCGGTGATCGCCTGCGGCGAGGCCACCAGCGGCATCGCCGCGAAGCTGGCGAACAACATGATGCTGTTCATCAGCGTGATGGCGATGTCGGAGGGCTCGCAGCTGGCCGAACGGCTGGGGCTGGACCCGCAGGTGTTCTGGCAGGTGGTGGATGCCTCGTCGGGGCAGTCGTGGGCGCAGCGCACCTGGTATCCCGTGCCCGGCGTCGTGCCCACCGCCGCGGCCAACCACGACTTCGATGCCACATTCTCCGCCGACCTGGCCCGCAAGGACTGCGGGCTTGCAGTACAGGCGGCGGAGGCCACCGGCGTCAACCTGCCCGCCGCCCGGCTGGCGCTGGCCCAGCTGGACCGCCTCGCCGCCGAAGGGCTCGGCCACAAGGACTGCACGCTCGTGGCGAAGTTCGCCTCGCCCGACGGCACCCTGCGCGGGTGGGGCGGTGAGTCGGCCTAGCATCCGCGGCGACTGGGGGCAACGGCGGGGGAGAGTCCCGCGGGGCGGGTTAGGGTCGGATCAGGAGGTCATTTCATGGCTATTGCACGAATGCACGGAGGTCCGCTGGACGGGCAGATTCTTCCCCTGGAAGATCCCGCACTGGACCAGTTGATCCTGCCGTACAGCGAGACGCAGGTCGTCTACGCGCGCGAAGGATCGCTCGACAAGACCGGTGACGACGACGGCCCTACCGAGGCCGCGTTCCGTTACGTCGAGGCGCAGGACGACATCGACCCCGACCGCGACGACCAGGACGAGCCGTAAGGGGTGGCTTCCACCCCCGAATCCGGTAGCGCAGACGAACCGACCCGTTCCCTCGAGGTCGAGCGCACCTACGACGTCGACGAGAGCACCCCGCTTCCGGACTGGACGTCGCTACCCGGTGTCGCCACGATCGGCGACGCCGAACGGCGAGATCTTGACGCGCGCTACCTCGACACCGCCGAGCGGCAGTTGGCCCTCGGCGGTGTCGCGGTACGCCGTCGCACCGGCGGGCCCGATGCCGGCTGGCATATCAAGATCTCGAGCCCCGAGGGCAAGCACGAGTGGGCGTGGCCCCTCGACGCCGAACCCGACGCCGACGCGATAGACGTGACGGTTCCCGCGGCCGTGGTCGACGCTCTCGCGGCGTGGGCACATCCGCCGTTCACCGCGCTCGCCCGCATCCGCAACGCCCGGGTCGCCTATGCGTTGCGCGACGCCGCCGGTGCCGTGGTGGCGGAGTTCGTCGACGACCGCGTCACGGCCCGCGATGAGCGGGCCGGCACCG is drawn from Microbacterium sp. zg-B96 and contains these coding sequences:
- a CDS encoding glycogen/starch/alpha-glucan phosphorylase is translated as MASQLENESVPNHPLAATHPLALAPVAAPASTVDGFVAEFLQNLNLERGVTLSASTPNDRYVALAYTVRDYLIARWLEDRRHLRETQAKTVCYLSAEYLLGRQLDNNLLATDLTDVATEALAQCGIDINELRDLEVEPGLGNGGLGRLAACFIDSLATMSVPNTGYGIRYEYGIFRQTFEDGQQSEQPDAWLALGSPWEFPHPEAAQTIAFGGHTETYDDDGVTRSRWVPGWNVRAVPYNYMVPGYHNGRVNTLRLWSAVATDAFDLRIFNSGDYEEAVRAQTYAENISKVLYPEDSTPQGKELRLQQQYFFVAASIADFIDQLPDDVDLGTLPERVIFQLNDTHPVIAVPELMRVLVDEKGMAWDAAWQITRQCFAYTCHTLLPEALEVWSVELLGRLLPRHLEIIYRINDEFLAEVRERFGDDEMRIRDMSIIGEFPERSVRMAYLATVAAAKVNGVAELHSQLLRTKVLPDFDEFFPGKFINVTNGVTPRRFLRLANPDLSALITEALGRGWVTNLERLRELEPFAEDPEFRSAFAQVKAGNKRRLNEVLRARDGFELGEDHMLDVMVKRLHEYKRQMLKLLHIVTTYEHIVSGRIAAADVQPRTFIFGAKAAPGYVMAKRIIHLINSVGSVVNNDPRIEGRLQVLFPPNYNVTLAERVVPAADLSEQISLAGKEASGTGNMKFALNGALTIGTDDGANVEIRELVGDDNFFLFGMTEPEVEALWARGYRPSEFYSADDDLRRTIDLIASGAFSGGDRSVFEPIVSNLLYDDRFMVLADYRSYIDTQAKVDAAYADRDAWTRSAILNVARCGYFSSDRSMRDYIDRIWHTPPAF
- a CDS encoding glutamine amidotransferase — protein: MKPFLLLATRPEDVPADDEYALFLRYTGLDERDLVRVRLEAGPLGDVDLDSISGIFVGGGPFNASDPPAKKSAVQRRAEADFARVLDEVVARDFPFLGACYGIGTLGAHQGAVIDSTYREPISVVTVQRTEAGAADPLLAGLPDEFAAFVGHKEAITQLPASATLLATSAACPVQMFRVGRNVYATQFHPECDVEGMSTRIRTYAGHGYFAPDELDLTLDAVRRLPVTHPGSILRAFVERYAR
- a CDS encoding NAD(P)-binding domain-containing protein, with product MSTIAFIGLGHMGAPMAAHLVSAGHTVRGVDPVPAAREAAAGRGIQVVDTVADALAGADACLTSLPGPGQVREVYGGAGGIFALAASGTLLLDTSTVDVGTSRWCHDEADARGLPFVDSPISGGTAGAEAGTLAVMLGGHPDHIERARAVVEPMARAVIACGEATSGIAAKLANNMMLFISVMAMSEGSQLAERLGLDPQVFWQVVDASSGQSWAQRTWYPVPGVVPTAAANHDFDATFSADLARKDCGLAVQAAEATGVNLPAARLALAQLDRLAAEGLGHKDCTLVAKFASPDGTLRGWGGESA
- a CDS encoding response regulator — its product is MAIARMHGGPLDGQILPLEDPALDQLILPYSETQVVYAREGSLDKTGDDDGPTEAAFRYVEAQDDIDPDRDDQDEP
- a CDS encoding CYTH domain-containing protein, producing MASTPESGSADEPTRSLEVERTYDVDESTPLPDWTSLPGVATIGDAERRDLDARYLDTAERQLALGGVAVRRRTGGPDAGWHIKISSPEGKHEWAWPLDAEPDADAIDVTVPAAVVDALAAWAHPPFTALARIRNARVAYALRDAAGAVVAEFVDDRVTARDERAGTEASWREWELELGPAAPTDPTERAALFAAADALVAAMGGRPAASASKLARALGA